In Nitrospira sp., the DNA window GAGACGGCTCTTCGTGCCCGCAAGGACGAATCACTGACTAGAGTGTCCGCAGAGAAGCTGGTCGATAAATCAAAAAAGCTGCGAGCTGTGTATGGCGGTGATGGACAGACCTTTGTATTGAATCTCACGGAGACCAAGCTCGATGGGTTTGGAACCTCGGTAAACAGTTTGAAGGAATTGCTGGAGAAAAGCCTCGCTGCAGTGAAGGAGTAAATCATGCCCACCCTGTTACTTCGACTGGTCGGTCCTTTGCAGTCTTGGGGAACGACCAGCCGGTTTGATCAGCGTGATACCGGGAAAGAGCCGAGCAAATCTGGTGTCGTGGGCATACTCGCCGCTGCGATGGGAATTGACCGGGAGAACTGGGACGATCTTCAGCCGCTCACTCATTTGTCGATGGGGGTCCGTCACGATCGCCCTGGAGTTCCTAAGCGCGACTACCAGACAGCGGGATGTGCCGGAAATGACTCTATCATCAAGGCGGATGGCAGTCAGTCCAAGGATGGAGTCGTTTCACATCGGTTTTACCTTGCGGATGCCGCATTTCTCGTTGCGTTGGCTGGCAATGACCGTGCACTGCTCGAGAGAGTTCATGCCGCGTTGCGTGATCCTGTCTGGCCACTGGCTCTGGGGCGGAAATCCTATGTGCCATCCGAGCCAATTTGGATTGAGCACGCTGTGCTAGATATCCCGTTGCTAGAAGCCTTGTCGCGATGGCCATGGATCGCTACATCGCGGAAATGGGAAGCGCTTCCTAAGAAGCTCTTGATCTCCCTCGAATCCGAAGATGGCTCCGGCGTCCTCAAAATGGACCAACTGCTGTCTTCTTTTGCTGAACGGCGATTCGGCGCGCGGTTTGTGCGCTCAGAGTGGATTTCGTTTCCGCAGGAGGTGAAGCATGTTTCTCCATAGAATCCATCTTGATCCACACTGTCGTGAGGCCAGACGCGACTTGGCTGACCCCTATCAGCTTCATGCGAGTCTGTGTCGAGCATTCAGTCCGCCTGAGCAAAAGTGTCCAGAAGGAGAAGTGCTGTGGCGACATGAGCCAGAAACGGGGTCCGATGGATATCCTCGCGTGCTTGTCCAAAGCCGCAGGATTCCGAACTGGGATGGTATTGGCGTCAAAGGTTGGCTGGCGCAGGCTGATCCCCCCATTGATCTGAAGAGCCGCCTAAAGTTTGATGCACTCACTGTCGGCCAGCGCTTTCGATTTAGGTTGCGGGCGAATCCGTGCGTTACTCGAAATGGTAAGCGGCTCGGGTTGCTTCAGCTCGTAGAACAGGAACGCTGGATTCAGCGAAAAGGGCAGTCGCATGGGTTTGTGCTTCCAAAACTGTCTTCCTTTGACCTTTCGGAAACGGGGCAAGAACGGGTTGATGTGCGGGTTTCCCACGAGCGGATGCTAAGCGGACGGCAGCATCAGGGAAACAGTATCCGCATATTCTCGGTCTTGTATGACGGTGTGATGACAGTTACCGACGTGGATGCATTTGTGAAGGTGCTGCAGACGGGTATCGGACATGGCAAAGCGTTGGGACTTGGGCTCCTGTCT includes these proteins:
- the cas5e gene encoding type I-E CRISPR-associated protein Cas5/CasD codes for the protein MPTLLLRLVGPLQSWGTTSRFDQRDTGKEPSKSGVVGILAAAMGIDRENWDDLQPLTHLSMGVRHDRPGVPKRDYQTAGCAGNDSIIKADGSQSKDGVVSHRFYLADAAFLVALAGNDRALLERVHAALRDPVWPLALGRKSYVPSEPIWIEHAVLDIPLLEALSRWPWIATSRKWEALPKKLLISLESEDGSGVLKMDQLLSSFAERRFGARFVRSEWISFPQEVKHVSP
- the cas6e gene encoding type I-E CRISPR-associated protein Cas6/Cse3/CasE, which gives rise to MFLHRIHLDPHCREARRDLADPYQLHASLCRAFSPPEQKCPEGEVLWRHEPETGSDGYPRVLVQSRRIPNWDGIGVKGWLAQADPPIDLKSRLKFDALTVGQRFRFRLRANPCVTRNGKRLGLLQLVEQERWIQRKGQSHGFVLPKLSSFDLSETGQERVDVRVSHERMLSGRQHQGNSIRIFSVLYDGVMTVTDVDAFVKVLQTGIGHGKALGLGLLSVAPIA